From a single Mycobacteriales bacterium genomic region:
- a CDS encoding ATP-dependent DNA helicase, translated as MRTVVVPDESGEYLRLLLRTDYTREQLDVATHPLEPVLVVAGAGSGKTAVMAARVVHLVAFHRVPPSEILGLTFTNKAAAELADRVARALRGLAAAGWADELLDDDQPTVATYHAYAAQLVRDHALRIGREPQSELLTEAMRWQVAAKVVRSARHEFRYLPWQPASVVGKVLTLDAEMSEHLVGADAVRRADAAIAGAVDRLTKTTKELDACGETARSRDDLVALVELYRARKAELDLIDFGDQVALAAEIAGRAPEVGAFERARYRAVLLDEYQDTGVAQRVLLSALFGGGHPVTAVGDPNQAIYGWRGASVGNLARFPEHFAAPDRPTRTLALMTSFRCGPRILSLAAAVAEPLASSPAAGRRPPVDVRPLSPREDCHDDEVRVALLAGADEEAAWVARSVKEALRDLGLPPRDAAVLCRRRTDFAILHRELVAAGLPVEVVGLGGLLEMPEVADVVATLRVLVDPVANPSLLRLLTGVRWRIGPRDVAALGRRAARLASWLPRENAADVDPVTAAAAGVDPSEVVSLVDALDSLGDAAEYSPEAYERLELLRDELRALRGKVGHPVVDVVADVIARSGLDVEIESLPAGVAAARAANLSAFLDHAAGFAGLVEGQADLPAFVAFLEAAEDAENGLDAGGVSNADTVKLLTVHKAKGLEWPVVAVPGLVEKVFPSEQGRPRWTSRAEVLPYALRGDAADLPPDPEWSSPALKTFKADCGAESADEERRLGYVAFTRAQRLLLLSGYWWGQTRQTVSGPSALLREAAALDDVVTVAEWAPQPAVEDDNPLRAVLTRPVPWPAPLDAAALAERVAAAELVRAAAAGTLPAVELAGADARTAATWAREAETLVAEARRLRAPTRDVPLPERLTASQVVLLAEDPDALARRLARPVPVPPLRASRRGTRFHAWVESLWDARPLVYEEDLPGAADAPDLDDARLAELRERFLATEYGRRRPVAIEAPFELMVGGRLVRGRIDAVYADADGGFDVVDFKTGTVPRDFAAASVQLAVYRLAWAAIAGVDAARVRAGFLYVATGTVKRPAKLLSYDELDALLSEPAVGAQGALF; from the coding sequence GTGCGCACCGTCGTCGTGCCCGACGAGTCGGGCGAGTACCTCCGCCTCCTGCTGCGCACCGACTACACGCGCGAGCAGCTCGACGTCGCCACGCACCCGCTGGAGCCGGTGCTCGTCGTCGCCGGCGCCGGCTCCGGCAAGACCGCCGTGATGGCCGCGCGGGTCGTGCACCTCGTGGCGTTCCACCGGGTGCCGCCGTCGGAGATCCTCGGCCTGACGTTCACGAACAAGGCCGCCGCCGAGCTCGCCGACCGGGTCGCCCGCGCCCTGCGCGGCCTGGCCGCCGCGGGCTGGGCGGACGAGCTGCTGGACGACGACCAGCCGACGGTAGCGACGTACCACGCGTACGCCGCCCAGCTCGTCCGCGACCACGCGCTGCGCATCGGCCGCGAGCCGCAGAGCGAGCTGCTCACCGAGGCGATGCGCTGGCAGGTCGCGGCGAAGGTGGTGCGCTCGGCGCGGCACGAGTTCCGGTACCTGCCGTGGCAGCCGGCCAGCGTCGTCGGCAAGGTGCTCACGCTCGACGCGGAGATGTCCGAGCACCTCGTCGGCGCCGACGCCGTGCGCCGCGCCGACGCGGCGATCGCGGGCGCCGTCGACCGGCTCACCAAGACGACGAAGGAGCTGGACGCCTGCGGCGAGACCGCGCGCTCCCGCGACGACCTGGTCGCGCTGGTCGAGCTGTACCGCGCCCGCAAGGCCGAGCTGGACCTCATCGACTTCGGCGACCAGGTCGCGCTCGCGGCCGAGATCGCCGGGCGCGCGCCGGAGGTGGGTGCGTTCGAACGCGCCCGCTACCGCGCCGTGCTCCTGGACGAGTACCAGGACACCGGCGTCGCGCAGCGGGTGCTGCTGTCGGCGCTGTTCGGCGGCGGCCACCCGGTCACCGCCGTCGGCGACCCGAACCAGGCCATCTACGGCTGGCGCGGCGCGTCGGTCGGCAACCTCGCGCGGTTCCCCGAGCACTTCGCCGCGCCGGACCGGCCGACGCGGACGCTCGCGCTGATGACGTCGTTCCGCTGCGGGCCGCGCATCCTCTCCCTCGCCGCCGCGGTCGCGGAGCCGCTCGCGTCGTCGCCCGCCGCGGGGCGCCGCCCGCCGGTCGACGTGCGCCCGCTGTCGCCGCGCGAGGACTGCCACGACGACGAGGTCCGCGTCGCGCTGCTGGCCGGCGCCGACGAGGAGGCCGCGTGGGTCGCCCGGTCGGTCAAGGAGGCGTTGCGCGACCTCGGCCTGCCGCCGCGCGACGCGGCGGTGCTCTGCCGCCGGCGCACCGACTTCGCGATCCTGCACCGCGAGCTGGTCGCGGCCGGGCTGCCGGTCGAGGTCGTCGGCCTCGGCGGGTTGCTGGAGATGCCGGAGGTCGCCGACGTCGTCGCGACCCTGCGCGTGCTGGTGGACCCGGTCGCCAACCCGTCGCTGCTGCGGCTGCTCACCGGCGTCCGCTGGCGGATCGGGCCGCGCGACGTCGCCGCGCTCGGCCGCCGCGCCGCGCGGCTCGCCTCGTGGCTGCCGCGCGAGAACGCCGCCGACGTCGACCCGGTCACCGCCGCCGCGGCCGGCGTCGACCCGAGCGAGGTCGTGTCGCTGGTGGACGCGCTCGACTCGCTCGGCGACGCGGCCGAGTACAGCCCCGAGGCGTACGAGCGGCTGGAGCTGCTGCGCGACGAGCTGCGGGCGTTGCGCGGCAAGGTGGGCCACCCGGTGGTCGACGTCGTCGCCGACGTGATCGCGCGCAGCGGGCTGGACGTCGAGATCGAGTCGCTGCCCGCCGGCGTCGCGGCCGCGCGCGCGGCCAACCTGTCGGCGTTCCTCGACCACGCGGCCGGCTTCGCCGGGCTGGTGGAGGGGCAGGCGGACCTGCCGGCGTTCGTGGCGTTCCTCGAGGCCGCCGAGGACGCCGAGAACGGCCTCGACGCCGGCGGCGTCTCCAACGCCGACACCGTCAAGCTGCTCACCGTGCACAAGGCGAAGGGCCTGGAGTGGCCGGTCGTCGCCGTGCCCGGGCTGGTGGAGAAGGTGTTCCCGTCCGAGCAGGGCCGCCCCCGCTGGACCTCGCGCGCCGAGGTGCTGCCGTACGCGCTGCGCGGCGACGCCGCCGACCTGCCGCCCGACCCGGAGTGGAGCAGCCCGGCGCTGAAGACGTTCAAGGCCGACTGCGGCGCCGAGTCCGCCGACGAGGAACGCCGCCTCGGCTACGTCGCGTTCACCCGCGCGCAGCGGCTGCTGCTGCTGTCCGGCTACTGGTGGGGCCAGACCCGGCAGACGGTGTCCGGTCCGTCGGCGCTGCTGCGCGAGGCGGCGGCGTTGGATGACGTCGTGACGGTCGCCGAGTGGGCGCCGCAGCCGGCCGTCGAGGACGACAACCCGCTCCGCGCCGTCCTCACCCGGCCGGTCCCGTGGCCGGCGCCGCTCGACGCCGCCGCCCTCGCCGAACGCGTTGCCGCCGCCGAGCTGGTCCGCGCCGCCGCCGCCGGCACGCTGCCCGCCGTCGAGCTGGCCGGCGCCGACGCGCGCACCGCCGCGACGTGGGCGCGCGAGGCCGAGACGCTGGTCGCCGAGGCGCGGCGGCTGCGCGCGCCGACCCGCGACGTGCCGCTGCCCGAACGCCTCACCGCCAGCCAGGTGGTCCTCCTCGCCGAGGACCCCGACGCGCTGGCCCGGCGGCTGGCGCGGCCGGTGCCGGTGCCGCCGTTGCGCGCCTCGCGGCGGGGCACGCGGTTCCACGCCTGGGTCGAGTCGCTGTGGGACGCGCGGCCGCTCGTCTACGAGGAGGACCTGCCCGGCGCGGCCGACGCGCCGGACCTGGACGACGCCCGCCTCGCCGAGCTGCGCGAGCGGTTCCTCGCCACCGAGTACGGCCGCCGCCGCCCGGTCGCGATCGAGGCGCCGTTCGAGCTGATGGTCGGCGGGCGGCTGGTGCGCGGGCGGATCGACGCCGTCTACGCCGACGCCGACGGCGGCTTCGACGTGGTCGACTTCAAGACCGGTACCGTGCCGCGCGACTTCGCGGCGGCGTCGGTGCAGCTCGCCGTGTACCGGCTCGCCTGGGCCGCGATCGCCGGCGTCGACGCGGCGCGGGTGCGGGCCGGCTTCCTCTACGTCGCCACCGGCACGGTGAAGCGCCCCGCGAAGCTGCTCTCCTACGACGAGCTGGACGCCTTGCTGTCCGAGCCCGCCGTGGGCGCGCAGGGCGCGTTGTTCTGA
- a CDS encoding endonuclease/exonuclease/phosphatase family protein has translation MRVASFNALHGLSVADGRADAARLAGACASLDADVLALQEVDRDQERSEGADQARAVAAATGAADWRFVPVLHGTPGLAWERAAGDRPGPAYGIALLSRLPVRWWKTLPLAGAPVRGPILVPGTRRLTVVKDEPRAVVCARVVAPFGEVTVAATHLSFVPAWNAWQLRRVVTAVCALPGPHLLMGDLNLPGRLPRLLSGWTPLVRGRTFPAPAPRLQLDHVLVSPGLRGHGGRAVELPVSDHRAVVAEVGPA, from the coding sequence GTGCGCGTCGCGTCGTTCAACGCCCTGCACGGCCTGTCGGTCGCCGACGGCCGCGCGGACGCCGCGCGCCTGGCCGGGGCGTGCGCGTCGCTGGACGCGGACGTGCTGGCGTTGCAGGAGGTCGACCGCGACCAGGAACGCTCCGAGGGCGCCGACCAGGCGCGCGCCGTGGCGGCGGCGACGGGCGCGGCGGACTGGCGGTTCGTGCCGGTGCTGCACGGCACGCCCGGGTTGGCGTGGGAGCGCGCGGCCGGCGACCGGCCCGGCCCCGCCTACGGCATCGCGCTGCTGTCCCGGCTGCCGGTGCGCTGGTGGAAGACGCTACCGCTGGCCGGCGCGCCCGTGCGCGGCCCGATCCTCGTGCCCGGCACCCGCCGCCTCACCGTCGTCAAGGACGAGCCGCGCGCGGTGGTCTGCGCGCGGGTGGTCGCGCCGTTCGGCGAGGTGACGGTCGCGGCGACGCACCTGTCGTTCGTGCCGGCGTGGAACGCCTGGCAGCTCCGCCGCGTCGTCACCGCCGTCTGCGCGCTGCCCGGGCCGCACCTGCTGATGGGCGACCTGAACCTTCCCGGCCGGCTCCCCCGGCTGCTGTCCGGCTGGACGCCGCTCGTGCGCGGGCGGACGTTCCCGGCGCCCGCGCCGCGGCTCCAGCTCGACCACGTGCTCGTGTCGCCCGGGCTGCGCGGCCACGGCGGGCGCGCCGTGGAGCTGCCGGTGTCGGACCACCGGGCCGTCGTCGCGGAGGTGGGGCCGGCGTGA
- a CDS encoding phosphotransferase: protein MGGGGPPLAGPAAAGRVPAARAVPAAGRVPAAGGPAVDVDRAALAAAHPSTDVAGATLVDTGGDHAVLDTGDWVFRVPRRPEAAAVLRVERRLLALLAPRLPVPVPVPELSLHALPDGTPYGLYPRLPGEPATCDDCPALAPDVAALLTALHAVEPADALVLGLAAPGSVDLGVLADRAAAEVVPLLPWGSVAALRRAFAVLREPPPVEVVVHGDLGEANLLVAGGRLAGVVDWSDAHVGDPAVDLSWFVQCLGPDGARAALAAYRPPCDAAPLWECAVAHATVQPVHAVLYGLDHGLESYVRRQLARLAAPSY, encoded by the coding sequence GTGGGAGGCGGCGGACCGCCACTCGCGGGCCCTGCTGCCGCCGGCCGCGTACCCGCCGCCCGCGCCGTACCAGCCGCAGGACGCGTACCCGCCGCCGGAGGGCCCGCCGTCGACGTAGACCGGGCGGCGCTCGCGGCGGCGCACCCGTCGACCGACGTCGCCGGCGCGACGCTGGTCGACACCGGCGGGGACCACGCCGTCCTCGACACCGGCGACTGGGTGTTCCGCGTGCCGCGCCGGCCGGAGGCCGCGGCGGTGCTCCGCGTCGAACGCCGCCTGCTCGCGCTGCTCGCGCCCCGGCTGCCGGTGCCGGTGCCGGTGCCGGAGCTGAGCCTGCACGCGCTGCCGGACGGCACGCCGTACGGGCTGTACCCGCGGCTGCCCGGCGAGCCGGCGACGTGCGACGACTGCCCGGCGCTGGCGCCGGACGTGGCGGCGCTGCTCACGGCGTTGCACGCGGTCGAGCCGGCGGACGCGCTGGTGCTGGGCCTGGCCGCGCCAGGCAGCGTCGACCTCGGCGTGCTGGCCGACCGCGCCGCCGCCGAGGTGGTGCCGTTGCTGCCGTGGGGTTCGGTGGCGGCGTTGCGGCGGGCGTTCGCGGTGCTGCGCGAGCCGCCGCCCGTGGAGGTCGTCGTCCACGGCGACCTCGGCGAGGCGAACCTCCTCGTCGCGGGAGGCCGGCTGGCCGGCGTCGTGGACTGGTCGGACGCGCACGTGGGCGACCCGGCGGTGGACCTGTCGTGGTTCGTGCAGTGCCTGGGGCCGGACGGCGCGCGGGCGGCGCTGGCGGCGTACCGGCCGCCGTGCGACGCGGCGCCGCTGTGGGAGTGCGCCGTCGCGCACGCGACGGTCCAGCCGGTGCACGCGGTCCTGTACGGGCTGGACCACGGGCTCGAGTCGTACGTCCGCCGCCAGCTCGCGCGCCTCGCCGCGCCGTCCTACTAA
- a CDS encoding HAD family hydrolase, with protein sequence MIRAVFFDFGETLFNEDGVWRAWAGWYGVPPLTFAGALGAVVERRAHHLEVFSYFDDDFSLDRVEAERAAAGAAFALSADDLYADAAPCLAALRAEGYLVGVSGNQPPDVSERLLREAGIEVDVLASSAAWGVEKPDPAFFDRVVAEAGCAAGEVAYVGDRVDNDVLPAKAAGLVAVFLRRGPWGYVHARWPEAAAADLRVGSLAALPEALRGLREGAS encoded by the coding sequence GTGATCCGCGCGGTGTTCTTCGACTTCGGCGAGACGCTGTTCAACGAGGACGGCGTGTGGCGGGCGTGGGCCGGCTGGTACGGCGTGCCGCCGCTGACGTTCGCGGGCGCGCTCGGCGCGGTGGTCGAGCGGCGGGCGCACCACCTCGAGGTGTTCTCGTACTTCGACGACGACTTCTCGCTGGACCGCGTCGAGGCCGAACGCGCCGCGGCCGGCGCGGCGTTCGCGCTCTCCGCGGACGACCTGTACGCCGACGCGGCGCCGTGCCTCGCGGCGTTGCGCGCCGAGGGGTACCTCGTCGGCGTCTCCGGCAACCAGCCGCCCGACGTGTCCGAACGCCTGCTGCGCGAGGCGGGCATCGAGGTCGACGTGCTCGCGTCGTCGGCGGCGTGGGGCGTGGAGAAGCCGGACCCGGCGTTCTTCGACCGCGTCGTCGCCGAGGCGGGCTGCGCCGCCGGCGAGGTCGCCTACGTCGGCGACCGGGTCGACAACGACGTCCTCCCGGCCAAGGCGGCCGGGCTGGTGGCGGTGTTCCTGCGGCGCGGGCCGTGGGGGTATGTCCATGCGCGGTGGCCGGAGGCGGCGGCGGCGGACCTGCGGGTCGGCTCGCTGGCGGCGTTGCCGGAGGCGTTGCGCGGTCTGCGGGAGGGAGCGTCGTGA
- a CDS encoding CapA family protein, giving the protein MRRPLVLLLVLVSACSPGSPKARPSATSAPPASAPVSSTPVSPTATATTPPPDTRGSGNAVTIAFGGDVHFEGASRSALSGGLRAITPLLSAADVTMVNLETAITDRGTRAPKDFNFRAPASAFAALRAAGVDVVTQANNHGEDYGEVGLRDSVAAAKAARFPVVGIGLDAEQAFAPWRVTVKGQRLAFLGATHVLDSNLRAAWTARDAKPGLASAYEESRLLAAVRAARADSDTVVVYLHWGAERHTCPIDRQYDIARKLTDAGADIVVGSHAHVLLGAGMRGRAFVSYGLGNFVFYARGGLGAETGVLTVTVTGRHVDSYRWAPAVISGGVPHPLSGGAAEAARRRWAALRRCTDLTA; this is encoded by the coding sequence GTGAGGCGTCCGCTGGTGCTGCTGCTGGTGCTCGTGTCGGCCTGCTCGCCCGGCTCGCCGAAGGCGCGGCCGTCCGCGACGAGCGCGCCGCCGGCTTCGGCGCCGGTCTCCTCCACTCCGGTCTCGCCCACCGCCACCGCGACCACGCCGCCGCCGGACACGCGCGGGAGCGGCAACGCGGTGACGATCGCGTTCGGCGGCGACGTCCACTTCGAGGGCGCGTCGCGCTCGGCCCTGTCCGGCGGGCTGCGCGCGATCACGCCGTTGCTGTCGGCGGCGGACGTGACGATGGTCAACCTGGAGACGGCGATCACCGACCGCGGCACCCGGGCGCCGAAGGACTTCAACTTCCGCGCGCCGGCGAGCGCGTTCGCGGCGCTGCGCGCGGCCGGCGTCGACGTCGTCACGCAGGCGAACAACCACGGCGAGGACTACGGCGAGGTCGGGCTGCGCGACTCCGTCGCGGCGGCGAAGGCGGCGCGGTTCCCCGTCGTCGGGATCGGGCTGGACGCCGAGCAGGCGTTCGCGCCGTGGCGGGTCACGGTGAAGGGGCAGCGGCTGGCGTTCCTCGGCGCGACGCACGTGCTCGACAGCAACCTGCGCGCCGCGTGGACCGCGCGCGACGCGAAGCCGGGGCTCGCGTCGGCGTACGAGGAGTCCCGGCTGCTCGCCGCCGTACGCGCCGCGCGCGCCGACTCCGACACCGTCGTCGTCTACCTGCACTGGGGCGCCGAACGGCACACCTGCCCGATCGACCGGCAGTACGACATCGCCCGCAAGCTCACCGACGCGGGCGCGGACATCGTCGTCGGCTCGCACGCCCACGTGCTGCTCGGCGCCGGCATGCGCGGGCGGGCGTTCGTGTCGTACGGGCTCGGCAACTTCGTCTTCTACGCGCGCGGCGGCCTCGGCGCGGAGACCGGCGTGCTGACCGTGACCGTCACCGGGCGGCACGTCGACTCCTACCGGTGGGCGCCGGCGGTCATCTCCGGCGGCGTGCCGCACCCGCTGTCCGGCGGCGCGGCGGAGGCCGCGCGGCGGCGGTGGGCGGCGTTGCGCCGCTGCACCGACCTCACGGCCTAG
- a CDS encoding ATP-dependent DNA helicase, with amino-acid sequence MQQPFRLVRGAPAPVVPPDLDEAQRAVVDHAGGPLLVLAGPGTGKTTTLVEAVVARVERGLAPEQVLVLTFSRKAAEELRGRITARLARTITEPAAWTFHAWAYAIVRAYDTPPGELPPRLLSGAERDVRVRDLLHGNAEGIGTRWPKDVVPALKTRGFAREVADLLDRARERGLSGTDLAALGEREERPEWVSGGTFLDEYLDVLDAAREMDYAGLVARAHGVLSQRDVLEAVRQRYGAVFVDEYQDTDPSQEALLRLVAGDGRDLVAVGDPDQSIYAFRGADVGGILGFADRFRTTAGEPARVVTLRVSRRAGAALLAPSRAVAARITTPGLNPDVVRAHRDLVPAGPEGEPPDVVLFPSASQEVAYIADRLRRAHLYEQVPWSRMAVLVRSGVRSIPVLRRQLAQSGVPVTVAADEVPVARDPAVAPLLAALRIAADPDRLDADTAALLLLSPLGHALPSRLRVLGRQLRALARAAGEPFPPPATELVRRAVLDPRDLTTVDADAADPVYRLVRLLDDARRVLGNGGTPEEALWQLWHGSGWDRRLEADSLAGGTAGRQADRDLDAVLALFAAAARLEEREPHGGVATLLAELEAQEIPANAHEERPGAADAVRLLTAHRAKGLEWDLVVVAGVQDGVWPDLRRRGSLLDADLVDLGAPRPPALPAQLLVEERRLFYVALTRARRRLLVTAVQSVDDAAARPSRFLSELGVEVPEVAVLAGAARGEEVGLLAPSSLVARLRRALRDGSPELANAAARTLADLGTATADDGTPFFPGAEPLTWWGTRDLTPGVAPLRDPEQPVPVSPSGLKAFGECPLRWFLEREGRARGAQTAAQGFGTVLHALAQLVSDGMLPPDRDVLLAKLDEVWPSLGFEAHWHAAAERRAAEVTVDRLLTWLAARGDRTFVAAEAAFEAEIGGVLLRGSADRLEVDAEGHVHVVDFKTGQTPLSLGATAMDPQLGAYQLAIRAGGFATLKPEAVPGGATLVYLRKGTASGLPTERAQAALGDGTTWADTLLATTERAMRAEDFPATPNDRCGSCDFRGACPAMPGGRQVVP; translated from the coding sequence GTGCAGCAACCGTTCCGGCTCGTCCGCGGCGCGCCCGCCCCGGTCGTCCCCCCGGACCTGGACGAGGCCCAACGCGCCGTCGTCGACCACGCGGGCGGCCCGCTGCTCGTCCTCGCCGGCCCCGGCACCGGAAAGACCACGACCCTCGTCGAGGCCGTCGTCGCGCGCGTGGAGCGCGGGCTGGCGCCGGAGCAGGTGCTGGTCCTCACGTTCTCCCGCAAGGCCGCCGAGGAGCTGCGCGGGCGGATCACCGCCCGCCTCGCCCGCACGATCACCGAGCCGGCCGCGTGGACGTTCCACGCCTGGGCGTACGCCATCGTCCGCGCCTACGACACGCCGCCCGGCGAGCTGCCGCCGCGGCTGCTGTCGGGCGCCGAGCGCGACGTGCGGGTCCGCGACCTGCTGCACGGCAACGCCGAGGGCATCGGCACCCGCTGGCCCAAGGACGTGGTGCCCGCGCTCAAGACGCGCGGCTTCGCCCGTGAGGTCGCGGACCTGCTGGACCGGGCGCGCGAGCGCGGCCTCTCCGGCACCGACCTCGCCGCCCTGGGCGAGCGGGAGGAACGCCCGGAGTGGGTGAGCGGCGGCACGTTCCTGGACGAGTACCTCGACGTCCTCGACGCCGCCCGCGAGATGGACTACGCCGGGCTGGTGGCCCGCGCCCACGGCGTGCTGTCGCAGCGCGACGTGCTGGAGGCGGTGCGGCAGCGGTACGGCGCGGTGTTCGTGGACGAGTACCAGGACACCGACCCGTCGCAGGAGGCGTTGCTGCGGCTGGTCGCGGGCGACGGCCGCGACCTGGTGGCGGTGGGGGACCCGGACCAGTCGATCTACGCGTTCCGCGGGGCGGACGTGGGCGGCATCCTCGGCTTCGCCGACCGGTTCCGCACGACGGCCGGCGAGCCGGCGCGGGTCGTGACGCTGCGGGTGTCGCGCCGGGCGGGCGCGGCGCTGCTGGCGCCGAGCCGAGCCGTCGCCGCGCGGATCACGACCCCCGGCCTCAACCCGGACGTCGTGCGGGCGCACCGCGACCTGGTGCCCGCCGGGCCGGAGGGGGAGCCGCCGGACGTCGTGCTGTTCCCCAGCGCGTCGCAGGAGGTCGCCTACATCGCCGACCGGCTGCGCCGTGCCCACCTGTACGAGCAGGTGCCGTGGTCGCGGATGGCGGTGCTGGTGCGCAGCGGCGTGCGCAGCATCCCGGTGCTGCGGCGGCAGCTCGCGCAGTCCGGCGTGCCGGTGACCGTCGCGGCCGACGAGGTGCCGGTGGCGCGCGACCCGGCGGTGGCGCCGTTGCTGGCGGCGCTGCGGATCGCCGCCGACCCGGACCGGCTGGACGCCGACACGGCGGCGTTGCTGCTGCTCTCGCCGCTGGGCCACGCGCTGCCGAGCCGGCTGCGCGTGCTCGGCCGGCAGCTCCGGGCGCTGGCGCGGGCGGCGGGCGAGCCGTTCCCCCCGCCGGCGACGGAGTTGGTGCGCCGGGCCGTGCTCGACCCGCGCGACCTCACGACGGTCGACGCGGACGCCGCGGACCCGGTGTACCGGCTGGTCCGGCTGCTCGACGACGCCCGCCGCGTCCTCGGCAACGGTGGCACGCCCGAGGAGGCGCTCTGGCAGCTCTGGCACGGCAGCGGCTGGGACCGCCGCCTGGAGGCCGACTCGCTCGCCGGCGGCACCGCCGGGCGGCAGGCCGACCGCGACCTCGACGCGGTGCTGGCGCTGTTCGCGGCGGCGGCGCGGCTGGAGGAGCGCGAGCCGCACGGCGGCGTCGCGACCCTCCTCGCCGAGCTGGAGGCGCAGGAGATCCCCGCCAACGCCCACGAGGAACGCCCCGGCGCCGCTGACGCGGTCCGCCTGCTCACCGCGCACCGCGCGAAGGGCCTGGAGTGGGACCTCGTCGTCGTCGCCGGCGTGCAGGACGGCGTCTGGCCGGACCTGCGCCGCCGCGGCTCGCTGCTCGACGCCGACCTGGTCGACCTCGGCGCGCCCCGCCCGCCGGCGCTGCCCGCGCAGCTCCTCGTGGAGGAACGCCGCCTGTTCTACGTCGCGCTGACCCGCGCCCGCCGCCGCCTGCTGGTCACCGCCGTGCAGTCGGTGGACGACGCGGCGGCGCGGCCGAGCCGGTTCCTCTCCGAGCTCGGCGTCGAGGTGCCGGAGGTCGCCGTCCTCGCCGGTGCCGCGCGCGGCGAGGAGGTCGGCCTGCTCGCGCCGTCGTCGCTGGTCGCCCGGCTGCGCCGCGCGCTGCGCGACGGCTCGCCGGAGCTGGCCAACGCCGCCGCCCGCACCCTCGCCGACCTCGGCACCGCCACCGCCGACGACGGCACGCCGTTCTTCCCCGGCGCCGAGCCGCTCACCTGGTGGGGCACCCGCGACCTCACGCCCGGCGTCGCGCCGCTGCGCGACCCGGAGCAGCCGGTGCCGGTGTCGCCGTCGGGGCTGAAGGCGTTCGGGGAGTGTCCGTTGCGCTGGTTCCTGGAACGCGAGGGCCGCGCGCGCGGCGCGCAGACGGCCGCGCAGGGCTTCGGCACGGTGCTGCACGCGCTCGCCCAGCTCGTCAGCGACGGGATGCTGCCGCCGGACCGCGACGTGCTGCTCGCCAAGCTGGACGAGGTCTGGCCGTCGCTCGGCTTCGAGGCGCACTGGCACGCCGCCGCCGAACGCCGCGCCGCCGAGGTGACCGTCGACCGGCTGCTGACCTGGCTGGCCGCGCGCGGCGACCGGACGTTCGTCGCGGCGGAGGCGGCGTTCGAGGCGGAGATCGGCGGGGTGCTGCTGCGCGGCAGCGCGGACCGCCTCGAGGTCGACGCGGAGGGGCACGTGCACGTCGTCGACTTCAAGACCGGGCAGACGCCGCTGTCGCTCGGGGCGACGGCGATGGACCCGCAGCTCGGGGCGTACCAGCTCGCGATCCGCGCGGGCGGCTTCGCGACGTTGAAGCCGGAGGCGGTGCCGGGCGGCGCGACGCTGGTCTACCTGCGCAAGGGCACCGCGTCCGGCCTGCCGACCGAACGCGCCCAGGCCGCGCTCGGCGACGGCACCACCTGGGCGGACACGCTGCTGGCCACGACCGAGCGGGCGATGCGTGCCGAGGACTTCCCGGCGACGCCGAACGACCGCTGCGGCTCGTGCGACTTCCGCGGCGCCTGCCCGGCGATGCCCGGCGGCCGGCAGGTGGTGCCGTAG